The following proteins come from a genomic window of Streptomyces sp. NBC_01716:
- the thiD gene encoding bifunctional hydroxymethylpyrimidine kinase/phosphomethylpyrimidine kinase — MPISSEPVVPSVPPGPGRAPARVLTVAGSDSGGGAGIQADLKTMLAFGVHGMSVLTAVTAQNSRGVQGAWDLPVEAVRAQYRSVVDDIGVQAVKTGMLSSAALVETVAELLAETDAPVVVDPVGVSKHGDSLLADSALDSVRKKLLPTATVATPNLDEVAQLTGVEVRDEDGMRRAAGAVLTFGPRWALIKGGHLPGDAVDLLTDGSEEHWLRAPRHDNRHTHGTGCTLASAIAAGLGTGQGVLDAVVAAKRYVTGAIAAGFPLGGGIGPVDHAWRFR; from the coding sequence ATGCCCATATCCTCCGAGCCGGTCGTGCCCTCCGTACCCCCGGGGCCGGGCCGTGCGCCCGCCCGCGTTCTCACCGTCGCCGGGTCCGACTCCGGCGGCGGTGCGGGCATCCAGGCCGACCTCAAGACGATGCTGGCGTTCGGCGTGCACGGCATGAGCGTGCTCACGGCCGTCACGGCGCAGAACTCGCGCGGCGTGCAAGGCGCTTGGGACCTGCCCGTGGAAGCGGTACGGGCCCAGTACCGCAGCGTCGTGGACGACATCGGAGTCCAGGCCGTCAAGACCGGCATGCTCTCGTCGGCGGCGCTGGTGGAGACCGTCGCCGAACTCCTCGCGGAGACCGACGCCCCCGTGGTCGTCGATCCGGTCGGGGTCTCCAAGCACGGAGACTCGCTGCTCGCGGACTCGGCGCTGGACTCCGTACGGAAGAAGCTGCTGCCGACGGCGACCGTCGCGACGCCGAACCTCGACGAGGTGGCGCAGCTGACCGGTGTGGAGGTGCGGGACGAGGACGGGATGCGGCGCGCGGCGGGCGCCGTGCTCACCTTCGGGCCGCGCTGGGCGCTGATCAAGGGCGGGCATCTGCCGGGGGACGCCGTGGATCTGCTGACGGACGGCAGCGAGGAGCACTGGCTGCGCGCGCCGCGCCACGACAACCGGCATACGCACGGGACGGGCTGCACGCTCGCCTCGGCGATCGCGGCGGGGCTGGGGACGGGGCAGGGGGTCCTGGATGCCGTCGTCGCCGCGAAGAGGTACGTGACGGGCGCGATCGCCGCCGGCTTCCCGCTGGGCGGCGGCATCGGCCCCGTGGACCACGCCTGGCGCTTCCGCTGA
- a CDS encoding thiamine-phosphate kinase, whose amino-acid sequence MKGTVGELGEFGLIRELTSRLTTTPAVRLGPGDDAAVVAAPDRRVVASTDLLLEGRHFRRDWSTAYDVGRKAAAQNLADIAAMGAVPTALLLGLVVPAELPVTWPTELMDGIRDECQVAGAAVVGGDVVRGETITLAITALGDLRNHDPVTRSGAQPGDVVAYTGWLGWSAAGHAVLSRGFRSPRAFVEAHRRPEPPYHAGPAAAGLGATAMTDVSDGLVADLGHIAEASKVRIDLRSGLIDIPSQMNDIGQAVGVDPLQWVLTGGEDHAIVATFPSDAKLPARWKVIGEVLNPSALPQVTVDGAPWTSKGGWDHFGD is encoded by the coding sequence GTGAAGGGCACCGTGGGCGAGTTGGGGGAGTTCGGACTCATCAGGGAGCTCACTTCCCGGCTCACCACCACCCCGGCGGTCCGGCTCGGGCCGGGCGACGACGCCGCGGTGGTGGCCGCACCCGACCGCAGGGTCGTGGCGAGTACGGACCTCCTCCTTGAAGGGCGGCACTTCCGCCGCGACTGGTCGACCGCGTACGACGTGGGAAGGAAGGCCGCCGCGCAGAATCTCGCCGACATCGCGGCGATGGGGGCGGTCCCGACGGCGCTGCTGCTCGGCCTCGTCGTCCCGGCCGAACTCCCCGTCACCTGGCCCACGGAGCTGATGGACGGCATCCGCGACGAGTGCCAGGTCGCGGGCGCGGCGGTGGTCGGCGGCGACGTCGTACGGGGCGAGACGATCACCCTCGCGATTACCGCGCTCGGCGATCTTCGCAACCACGATCCGGTGACCAGGTCGGGCGCGCAGCCGGGCGATGTCGTCGCGTACACCGGGTGGTTGGGCTGGTCCGCCGCCGGGCACGCGGTGCTGTCGCGGGGATTCAGGTCACCGCGTGCCTTTGTCGAGGCGCACCGGCGGCCCGAACCGCCGTACCACGCGGGGCCGGCGGCGGCGGGACTCGGCGCCACGGCGATGACGGACGTGAGCGACGGCCTCGTCGCCGACCTCGGGCACATCGCCGAGGCCAGCAAGGTCCGTATCGATCTGCGGTCGGGGCTCATCGACATCCCGTCGCAGATGAACGACATCGGGCAGGCGGTGGGCGTGGATCCGCTGCAGTGGGTGCTGACGGGGGGAGAGGACCACGCGATCGTGGCGACGTTCCCCTCGGACGCCAAACTCCCCGCCAGGTGGAAGGTGATCGGCGAGGTCCTCAACCCGTCGGCGCTGCCGCAGGTGACGGTCGACGGGGCGCCGTGGACGAGCAAGGGCGGCTGGGACCACTTCGGGGACTAG
- a CDS encoding Lrp/AsnC family transcriptional regulator, which yields MVQAYILIQTEVGKATVVAETIAKIPGVIHAEDVTGPYDVIVRAQSDTVDDLGRMVVAKVQQVDGITRTLTCPVVHL from the coding sequence GTGGTACAGGCGTACATCCTTATTCAGACCGAGGTGGGCAAGGCGACGGTCGTCGCCGAGACCATCGCGAAGATCCCTGGAGTGATACATGCCGAGGACGTCACCGGTCCCTACGACGTGATCGTGCGTGCCCAGTCCGACACCGTGGACGACCTCGGTCGCATGGTGGTCGCCAAAGTCCAGCAAGTGGACGGGATCACCCGCACCCTGACCTGCCCGGTCGTGCACCTGTAG
- a CDS encoding DUF3515 domain-containing protein, producing MTLPLRRLSGPRFARLPAVLVLAVTVGCSSTDAPASVPVPGPPAEEAAFCRALDKELPKSVDGHDRNDPEPDSALTAGWGDAAIVLRCGVPRPERMSDPQAKGVDVDGVNWMLEERDSGPRFTTTYRKTYVEVTLGEQYLHDAGPLSDFAGPVADTVPPSL from the coding sequence GTGACCCTTCCGCTGCGCAGGCTATCCGGCCCCCGATTCGCCCGCCTGCCCGCCGTCCTCGTGCTCGCCGTGACAGTCGGCTGCTCCTCCACGGACGCCCCGGCATCCGTCCCGGTTCCCGGTCCTCCGGCGGAGGAGGCGGCTTTCTGCCGCGCACTGGACAAGGAGCTGCCGAAGAGCGTCGACGGGCACGACCGGAATGATCCGGAGCCGGATTCCGCGCTGACCGCCGGGTGGGGAGACGCCGCGATCGTACTGCGCTGCGGCGTCCCCCGGCCCGAGCGGATGAGCGACCCCCAGGCGAAGGGGGTGGACGTGGACGGCGTCAACTGGATGCTGGAGGAACGGGATTCGGGGCCCCGGTTCACCACCACGTACCGCAAGACGTACGTCGAGGTCACCCTCGGCGAGCAGTACCTGCACGACGCCGGTCCGCTCTCGGACTTCGCGGGACCGGTCGCCGACACGGTCCCGCCGAGCCTCTAG
- a CDS encoding D-alanine--D-alanine ligase family protein, which yields MSSENLPQSPEQQLRKPRVAVVFGGRSSEHAISVVTAGAVLRSIDRTKYDVLPIGITTDGRWALTADEPDRMGIADRRLPSVEELAESTEGGVVLSVDPGNREVVYSEQGSVPKALGEVDVVFPVLHGPYGEDGTLQGLLELSGVPYVGAGVLASAVGQDKEYMKRVFLSYGLPVGPYEVIRPRDWQRDPSGARKRIVDFAAEHGWPVFVKPARAGSSMGITKVDALEGLEDAIEEAQRHDPKILVESLLRGREIECGVLEFEDGPRASVPAEIPPVTSHEFYDFEAKYIDAAAGLVPAPLTEEQTAEVQRLAVEAYDAVSCEGLVRADFFLTEDGGFVINEINTMPGFTPISMYPRMWQESGVGYAELIDRLIQAALRRPTGLR from the coding sequence ATGAGCAGCGAGAACCTCCCCCAGAGCCCTGAGCAGCAGCTCCGCAAGCCGCGTGTGGCGGTCGTCTTCGGCGGCCGGAGCTCCGAGCACGCCATCTCGGTGGTCACCGCCGGCGCCGTACTGCGGTCCATCGACCGTACGAAGTACGACGTGCTCCCCATCGGCATCACCACCGACGGACGCTGGGCGCTCACCGCCGACGAACCCGACCGCATGGGCATCGCCGACCGCCGGCTGCCGAGCGTCGAGGAACTGGCCGAGTCCACGGAGGGCGGCGTCGTCCTCTCCGTCGACCCGGGCAACCGCGAGGTCGTCTACAGCGAGCAGGGCTCCGTGCCGAAGGCACTGGGCGAGGTCGACGTGGTCTTCCCGGTGCTGCACGGCCCGTACGGCGAGGACGGCACCCTCCAGGGGCTGTTGGAGCTCTCCGGCGTCCCGTACGTCGGCGCGGGCGTTCTGGCGTCCGCCGTCGGCCAGGACAAGGAGTACATGAAGCGGGTGTTCCTCTCGTACGGGCTGCCCGTCGGGCCGTACGAGGTGATCCGCCCGCGCGACTGGCAGCGCGATCCGTCCGGCGCCCGGAAGAGGATCGTGGACTTCGCCGCCGAGCACGGCTGGCCGGTCTTCGTGAAGCCCGCGCGCGCCGGTTCGTCCATGGGCATCACCAAGGTCGACGCCCTCGAAGGCCTGGAGGACGCGATCGAGGAGGCGCAGCGCCACGACCCGAAGATCCTGGTCGAGTCGCTGCTGCGGGGCCGGGAGATCGAGTGCGGGGTGCTGGAGTTCGAGGACGGCCCGCGCGCGAGCGTGCCCGCCGAGATCCCGCCCGTCACGTCGCACGAGTTCTACGACTTCGAGGCCAAGTACATCGACGCCGCCGCAGGCCTGGTGCCCGCGCCTCTTACGGAGGAGCAGACGGCGGAGGTCCAGCGGCTCGCCGTCGAGGCGTACGACGCCGTGTCCTGCGAGGGACTCGTCCGCGCGGACTTCTTCCTTACGGAGGACGGCGGTTTCGTCATCAACGAGATCAACACGATGCCGGGCTTCACGCCGATCTCGATGTACCCGCGGATGTGGCAGGAGAGCGGCGTCGGCTACGCGGAGCTGATCGACCGGCTGATCCAGGCGGCGCTGCGCCGTCCGACCGGACTGCGCTGA
- a CDS encoding NAD(P)H-dependent glycerol-3-phosphate dehydrogenase has product MTRVAVFGTGSWGTAFAMILADAGCEVTLWARRPEVADAVNSTRTNPEYLPGAELPSSVRATTDPAEAARDAEFTVITIPSQTLRANLAAWSSALPRDTVLVSLMKGVELGTAKRMSEVIGEVAQAPADRVAVLTGPNLAGEIAARQPAAAVVACTDEAVATRLQTACHTPYFRPYTNTDVVGCELGGAVKNVIGLAVGIADGMGLGDNTKASLMTRGLAETTRLGLAMGADPHTFSGLAGMGDLIATCSSPLSRNHTFGTNLGRGMTLEETIAASTQTAEGVKSCQSVLDLARRHDVDMPITETVVSIVHEGKPPLVAVKELMARSAKPERR; this is encoded by the coding sequence GTGACGCGCGTCGCGGTCTTCGGGACGGGATCGTGGGGAACGGCGTTCGCCATGATTCTCGCCGACGCGGGATGCGAGGTGACGCTCTGGGCCCGCCGCCCCGAGGTCGCCGACGCTGTCAACAGCACCCGCACCAACCCGGAGTATCTGCCGGGAGCCGAACTGCCCTCCTCGGTACGGGCGACCACCGACCCGGCGGAGGCCGCCAGGGACGCCGAGTTCACCGTCATCACCATCCCCTCGCAGACGCTGCGCGCCAATCTCGCCGCCTGGTCGTCCGCGCTGCCCCGGGACACCGTTCTCGTCTCCCTGATGAAGGGGGTCGAACTGGGCACCGCGAAGCGCATGAGCGAGGTGATCGGCGAGGTCGCCCAGGCGCCCGCCGACCGGGTCGCCGTCCTCACCGGCCCCAACCTCGCCGGGGAGATCGCCGCCAGGCAGCCGGCCGCCGCCGTCGTGGCGTGCACCGACGAGGCCGTCGCCACCCGGCTCCAGACGGCCTGCCACACGCCGTACTTCCGTCCGTACACCAACACCGACGTGGTCGGCTGTGAACTCGGCGGGGCGGTCAAGAACGTCATCGGGCTCGCCGTCGGCATCGCCGACGGCATGGGACTCGGCGACAACACGAAGGCGTCACTGATGACGCGCGGTCTCGCCGAGACCACTCGCCTGGGGCTGGCGATGGGCGCCGACCCGCACACCTTCTCCGGACTCGCCGGAATGGGCGATCTGATCGCGACGTGTTCCTCGCCCCTCTCCCGGAACCACACCTTCGGTACCAACCTCGGGCGCGGCATGACGCTGGAGGAGACGATCGCGGCGAGCACGCAGACCGCGGAAGGCGTCAAGTCCTGCCAGTCGGTGCTCGATCTGGCCCGGCGGCACGATGTCGACATGCCGATCACGGAAACGGTCGTGAGCATCGTCCACGAAGGGAAGCCCCCGCTCGTCGCGGTGAAGGAGCTGATGGCGCGCAGCGCCAAGCCCGAACGCCGCTGA
- a CDS encoding lysophospholipid acyltransferase family protein — MSRPRIGFWYRLAAVIAKPPLVVLFKRDWRGMEHIPAHGGFITVVNHNSALDPLSYGHFQYNSGRVPRLLAKAALFDLPFVGMMLRGTGQIPVYRESSNALDAFRAAVNAIERGECVAFYPEGTLTRDPDMWPMTGKTGAARVALLTKAPVIPVAQWGANLVVPPYAKVEKSRFLSRPTLRVKAGPAIDLSRFYGMDPTPEILREVTEVIMAAITELLAEVRGEPVPAAPYDHRKVLEEKRRKAAEEGLQ; from the coding sequence GTGTCCCGCCCCAGAATCGGCTTCTGGTACCGCCTGGCAGCGGTCATCGCGAAACCGCCGTTGGTCGTTCTGTTCAAGCGGGACTGGCGGGGGATGGAACACATTCCGGCCCACGGTGGATTCATCACCGTGGTGAACCACAACTCGGCTCTGGATCCCCTCTCCTACGGACACTTCCAGTACAACAGCGGCCGGGTGCCGCGACTGCTCGCCAAGGCGGCGCTCTTCGACCTGCCTTTCGTCGGCATGATGCTCCGCGGCACCGGACAGATTCCCGTCTATCGCGAGAGCTCCAACGCCCTGGACGCGTTCCGGGCCGCCGTGAACGCCATCGAACGCGGGGAATGCGTCGCCTTCTACCCCGAAGGCACCCTCACCCGCGACCCGGACATGTGGCCGATGACCGGCAAGACCGGTGCGGCACGCGTCGCCCTCCTTACGAAGGCGCCGGTCATTCCCGTCGCGCAGTGGGGAGCCAATCTGGTGGTCCCGCCGTACGCCAAGGTGGAGAAGTCCCGCTTCCTTTCGCGTCCGACGCTGCGCGTGAAGGCGGGCCCGGCGATCGACCTCTCCCGTTTCTATGGGATGGACCCGACACCCGAAATCCTCCGCGAGGTCACCGAGGTCATCATGGCGGCCATCACCGAACTGCTCGCCGAGGTACGCGGCGAGCCGGTGCCGGCCGCACCGTACGACCACCGCAAGGTTCTGGAAGAGAAGCGGCGCAAGGCCGCGGAAGAGGGGTTGCAGTGA
- the cofC gene encoding 2-phospho-L-lactate guanylyltransferase has protein sequence MEGRTRKDGELATNTDPTAAWSLVVPLKPLVVAKSRLAVSTGELLRPQLALAFAQDTVAAALACPVVRDVVVVTDDPLAAAELTALGARAVPDSPAAGLNAALAYGARAVRADRPRAAVAALNADLPALRPAELARVLTAAGDFPRAFLADAAEIGTTLLAARGGSELNPAFGGASRHRHLSTGAVEIVLGGVDSVRRDVDTGEDLLAAAALGLGPYTARHQAARAPASDGAPDGAVRDASRGVHGPVRDPVSGARPGC, from the coding sequence ATAGAGGGCCGAACGCGTAAGGACGGAGAGCTCGCCACGAACACCGACCCGACGGCCGCCTGGTCCCTGGTGGTCCCGCTCAAGCCGCTCGTGGTGGCCAAGAGCAGGCTCGCCGTGTCGACGGGCGAGCTGCTACGGCCCCAGTTGGCGCTGGCGTTCGCCCAGGACACCGTCGCCGCGGCGCTGGCCTGCCCGGTCGTACGCGACGTGGTGGTTGTGACCGACGATCCGCTGGCCGCGGCCGAACTGACCGCGCTGGGCGCACGCGCCGTCCCCGACAGTCCGGCGGCCGGGCTCAACGCGGCGTTGGCGTACGGCGCGCGGGCGGTCAGGGCGGACAGGCCGCGGGCGGCCGTCGCTGCTCTCAACGCCGATCTGCCGGCGCTGCGGCCGGCCGAGCTGGCGCGGGTGCTCACCGCCGCCGGGGATTTTCCGCGCGCATTTCTCGCGGACGCCGCCGAAATCGGTACGACTTTGCTGGCCGCTCGCGGCGGCTCGGAATTGAATCCGGCATTCGGCGGGGCTTCGCGGCACCGGCATTTGTCCACGGGCGCGGTGGAAATTGTCCTCGGCGGTGTGGATTCCGTACGGCGGGACGTCGATACCGGAGAGGATCTGCTGGCCGCCGCCGCTCTGGGGCTCGGCCCGTACACGGCGCGGCATCAGGCGGCCCGCGCCCCGGCGTCGGACGGCGCCCCGGACGGCGCGGTGCGGGACGCGTCCCGCGGCGTCCACGGTCCGGTCCGCGACCCCGTCTCCGGGGCGCGGCCGGGGTGCTGA
- a CDS encoding HU family DNA-binding protein, protein MNKAQLVEAIADKVGGRQQAADAVDAVLDAVVRAVVAGERVSVTGFGSFEKVDRPARYARNPQTGERVRVKKTSVPRFRAGQGFKDLVSGSKKLPKNDVAVKKAPKGSLSGGASTRTTAKAAAKKATAKKATAKKATARKTAVAGTAKRAAKKTSAAKKTATKKTTAAKKSAAKKSTAKKATAKKTAPAKKATAKKAPARKVASRTTTAKKTTARNK, encoded by the coding sequence GTGAACAAGGCGCAGCTCGTAGAAGCAATTGCGGACAAGGTCGGCGGTCGTCAGCAGGCGGCCGACGCGGTCGACGCGGTACTGGACGCTGTTGTCCGCGCCGTCGTCGCGGGTGAGCGGGTCTCCGTCACCGGCTTCGGTTCGTTCGAGAAGGTCGACCGCCCGGCCCGTTACGCGCGTAACCCGCAGACGGGCGAGCGGGTCCGGGTCAAGAAGACGTCGGTGCCGCGTTTCCGTGCGGGACAGGGTTTCAAGGACCTGGTGAGCGGCTCGAAGAAGCTTCCCAAGAACGACGTGGCCGTCAAGAAGGCTCCCAAGGGCAGCCTCTCGGGCGGTGCTTCCACTCGTACGACCGCCAAGGCCGCGGCCAAGAAGGCCACCGCAAAGAAGGCGACGGCGAAGAAGGCAACGGCCAGGAAGACCGCGGTCGCGGGCACCGCCAAGAGGGCGGCCAAGAAGACCTCGGCCGCCAAGAAGACGGCGACGAAGAAGACCACGGCGGCCAAGAAGTCGGCCGCGAAGAAGTCCACCGCCAAGAAGGCCACCGCGAAGAAGACCGCGCCGGCCAAGAAGGCGACCGCCAAGAAGGCGCCTGCCCGAAAGGTGGCCTCTCGCACCACCACCGCCAAGAAGACCACCGCGAGGAACAAGTAA
- the leuD gene encoding 3-isopropylmalate dehydratase small subunit: protein MEAFTTHTGRAVPLRRGNVDTDQIIPAHWLKKVTRDGFEDGLFEAWRKDPAFVLNQPERQGASVLVAGPDFGTGSSREHAVWALQNFGFRAVISSRFADIFRGNSLKNGLLTVVLEQRVVDHLWELTDAHPTATVTVDLEARQVRAQGPDGATVTADFELDENARWRLLNGLDDIGLTLKNEADIASYEASRPSFKPRTIAV from the coding sequence ATGGAAGCTTTCACCACACACACCGGCCGGGCCGTCCCGCTGCGCCGCGGCAACGTCGACACCGACCAGATCATCCCGGCGCACTGGCTGAAGAAGGTCACGCGTGACGGCTTCGAGGACGGGCTCTTCGAGGCCTGGCGCAAGGACCCGGCCTTCGTTCTCAACCAGCCCGAGCGGCAGGGCGCCTCGGTGCTGGTCGCCGGACCCGACTTCGGCACCGGCTCCTCACGCGAACACGCCGTGTGGGCGCTGCAGAACTTCGGTTTCCGTGCCGTCATCTCCTCCCGGTTCGCCGACATCTTCCGCGGCAACTCCCTCAAGAACGGTCTGCTGACAGTCGTTCTGGAGCAGCGCGTCGTCGACCACCTCTGGGAACTGACCGACGCGCACCCCACCGCGACGGTGACGGTGGACCTCGAAGCGCGTCAGGTACGCGCCCAGGGCCCCGACGGGGCCACGGTGACCGCCGATTTCGAGCTGGACGAGAATGCCCGCTGGCGCCTGCTGAACGGTCTCGACGACATCGGTCTCACCCTGAAGAACGAAGCGGACATCGCTTCGTACGAGGCCTCCCGGCCGTCCTTCAAGCCCCGCACAATTGCCGTCTGA
- the leuC gene encoding 3-isopropylmalate dehydratase large subunit, which yields MGRTLAEKVWDDHVVRRAEGEPDLLFIDLHLLHEVTSPQAFDGLRQNGRQVRRLDLTIATEDHNTPTIDIDKPIADPVSRVQLETLRKNCADFGVRLHPLGDVEQGVVHVVGPQLGLTQPGTTVVCGDSHTSTHGAFGALAFGIGTSQVEHVLATQTLPLARPRTMAITVEGELPADVTAKDLILAVIARIGTGGGQGYILEYRGSAIEKLSMEARMTICNMSIEAGARAGMIAPDQTTFDYLRGRDHAPDGADWDAAVEYWRTLRTDDDAVFDAEVFIDATELAPFVTWGTNPGQGAPLSTRVPDPASYEDASERLAAEKALEYMGLTAGQALRDIAVDTVFVGSCTNGRIEDLRSAASILDGRKVADGVRMLVVPGSVRVALQAVSEGLDKVFTGAGAEWRHAGCSMCLGMNPDQLAPGERSASTSNRNFEGRQGKGGRTHLVSPQVAAATAVLGHLASPADLSDTRTPVEA from the coding sequence ATGGGTAGGACACTCGCGGAGAAGGTCTGGGACGACCATGTCGTCCGGCGCGCCGAGGGCGAGCCCGACCTTCTCTTCATCGATCTGCACCTGCTGCACGAGGTCACGAGCCCGCAGGCGTTCGACGGCCTGCGCCAGAACGGCCGGCAGGTGCGGCGGCTCGACCTCACCATCGCGACCGAGGACCACAACACCCCGACGATCGACATCGACAAGCCGATCGCCGACCCCGTCTCCCGCGTCCAGCTGGAGACGCTGCGCAAGAACTGCGCCGACTTCGGGGTCCGGCTGCACCCGCTGGGCGACGTCGAGCAGGGTGTCGTCCACGTCGTGGGCCCCCAGCTGGGACTGACCCAGCCCGGCACCACCGTCGTGTGCGGCGACAGCCACACCTCCACCCACGGCGCCTTCGGCGCGCTCGCCTTCGGCATCGGCACCAGCCAGGTCGAGCACGTCCTGGCCACCCAGACGCTGCCGCTGGCCCGCCCCCGCACCATGGCCATCACCGTCGAGGGCGAACTGCCCGCCGACGTCACGGCCAAGGACCTGATCCTCGCCGTCATCGCCCGCATCGGCACCGGCGGCGGCCAGGGTTACATCCTCGAATACCGCGGCTCCGCCATCGAGAAGCTCTCGATGGAAGCCCGCATGACCATCTGCAACATGTCGATCGAGGCCGGCGCCAGGGCGGGCATGATCGCCCCCGACCAGACCACCTTCGACTACCTCCGGGGCCGCGACCACGCCCCCGACGGGGCCGACTGGGACGCCGCCGTCGAGTACTGGCGGACGCTGCGCACCGACGACGACGCCGTCTTCGACGCCGAGGTCTTCATCGACGCCACCGAACTGGCCCCGTTCGTCACCTGGGGCACCAACCCCGGCCAGGGCGCGCCGCTGTCGACGCGGGTCCCCGACCCCGCTTCGTACGAGGACGCCTCGGAGCGGCTCGCCGCCGAAAAGGCCCTGGAATACATGGGGTTGACCGCAGGCCAGGCGCTGCGGGACATCGCGGTGGACACCGTCTTCGTAGGTTCCTGCACCAACGGCCGTATCGAGGACCTGCGCTCGGCGGCCTCGATCCTGGACGGCCGCAAAGTCGCCGACGGCGTACGGATGCTGGTGGTCCCCGGCTCCGTACGGGTCGCGCTCCAGGCCGTGTCCGAGGGCCTGGACAAGGTCTTCACGGGCGCCGGCGCCGAGTGGCGGCACGCGGGCTGTTCGATGTGTCTGGGCATGAACCCCGACCAACTCGCGCCCGGCGAGCGCTCCGCGTCGACCTCGAACCGCAACTTCGAGGGCAGGCAGGGCAAGGGCGGCCGGACCCATCTCGTCTCGCCCCAGGTCGCCGCGGCGACCGCCGTCCTGGGCCATCTCGCCTCGCCCGCCGACCTGTCCGACACCCGCACCCCTGTGGAGGCCTGA
- the ndgR gene encoding IclR family transcriptional regulator NdgR: protein MDNSSGVGVLDKAALVLSALESGPATLAGLVAATGLARPTAHRLAVALEHHRMVARDMQGRFILGPRLAELAAAAGEDRLLATAGPVLTHLRDVTGESAQLYRRQGDMRICVAAAERLSGLRDTVPVGSTLTMKAGSSAQILMAWEEPERLHRGLQGARFTATALSGVRRRGWAQSIGEREPGVASVSAPVRGPSNRVVAAVSVSGPIERLSRHPGRMHAQAIIDAAGRLSEALRRTG from the coding sequence ATGGACAACTCTAGCGGCGTCGGCGTTCTCGACAAGGCGGCTCTGGTACTGAGCGCTCTGGAGTCCGGTCCGGCCACCCTCGCAGGGCTGGTCGCTGCGACCGGGCTCGCACGGCCCACGGCCCACCGGCTGGCCGTGGCCCTGGAACACCACCGGATGGTGGCGAGGGACATGCAGGGCCGGTTCATCCTGGGCCCGCGCCTCGCCGAGCTGGCGGCGGCGGCCGGGGAGGACCGCCTGCTGGCGACGGCCGGGCCGGTGCTCACACATCTGCGGGACGTGACCGGGGAGAGCGCGCAGCTCTACCGGCGCCAGGGCGACATGCGGATCTGCGTGGCCGCTGCCGAGCGGCTGTCCGGACTGCGGGACACGGTGCCCGTCGGCTCCACGCTCACCATGAAGGCCGGCTCGTCCGCGCAGATCCTGATGGCCTGGGAGGAGCCGGAGCGGCTGCACCGCGGGCTTCAGGGGGCGCGATTCACGGCTACGGCGCTCTCCGGGGTACGGCGGCGGGGCTGGGCCCAGTCGATCGGTGAGCGCGAACCGGGCGTCGCCTCGGTCTCGGCGCCGGTGCGCGGTCCTTCCAACCGGGTCGTCGCCGCGGTCTCGGTGTCCGGGCCGATCGAGCGGCTGAGCCGGCACCCGGGCCGGATGCACGCGCAGGCGATCATCGACGCGGCGGGGCGGCTGTCGGAGGCGCTGCGGCGTACCGGCTGA
- a CDS encoding DUF4188 domain-containing protein — MRTELIDGRMTADAKGDVVVFLIGMRVNNFRALRSWWPVFTAMPRMLKELSRDKDSGMIGLQTLMGFPRVLYVVQYWDSKEKLLAYASAPDRQHRPAWAEFNRRLRAGKGKVGFWHETYVVPAGSYESVYINMPAFGLGAATEVVPVGRRGERAADRLGG; from the coding sequence ATGCGTACAGAACTGATCGACGGCCGGATGACCGCGGACGCGAAGGGCGACGTCGTCGTCTTCCTCATCGGGATGCGCGTCAACAACTTCCGTGCCCTGCGCAGCTGGTGGCCGGTGTTCACGGCCATGCCGAGGATGCTCAAGGAGCTGTCACGGGACAAGGACAGCGGGATGATCGGCCTCCAGACGCTGATGGGTTTCCCGCGGGTGCTGTACGTCGTCCAGTACTGGGACTCGAAGGAGAAGCTGCTCGCCTACGCCTCCGCGCCGGACAGGCAGCACCGCCCCGCCTGGGCGGAGTTCAACCGGCGGCTGCGCGCCGGCAAGGGCAAGGTGGGCTTCTGGCACGAGACGTACGTCGTCCCGGCGGGCTCGTACGAGAGCGTCTACATCAACATGCCGGCGTTCGGCCTCGGCGCGGCCACGGAGGTCGTCCCGGTGGGCCGTCGCGGCGAACGGGCGGCCGACCGGCTCGGTGGGTGA